The genomic window GGAGGCCATCAGACTCCACGCCCGTCCGCCGCAGGAGGCGGTGAACGTCCTCCGGGGACGGGTGACGACGGCGAGCTTCCTGGGCACCCTGGCCCGATACTGGGTGGACGCCGCCGGGCGGACCTGGCTCGTCGATGTCCCGTCGCCCGGCGAAGGGATCCTGAGCGGAGAGGTGTTTCTGGAGATCCCTCGCGAGCGGATTCATATCCTGGGCGCAGACCGGGGGGAGGGGTAGGGCCGTGACAGGGGCCGCCCCCCGGGTCACGTCCGGCGCAGTCTCGAGGAGGCCGTAGCGGAACGATCGAGGAGGTGGCGATGGGTAGGTGGGATCTGCCGCCCAAAGGCGGCCACATGGACAAGCGCACGGGCATCTACCTCCAGACGATGACGATGCGCGACATCGAGGAGCGCCTGGCCAAAAACGACGTGCTGATCGTGCCCTTGGGGGCGACCGAAGCGCACGGGCCGAACGCGCCCATCGGGGAGGACATCTTCCTGGTCACCCGCATGGCGGAGGCCGTGGCCGAGCGCACGGGCTGCACGGTGAGCGAGCCGCTGTGGTGGGGTTCGCACCCCTACCACCATCTGGGGATGCCCGGCACCGTGGTCATCCCCGAGGACGTCTTCACCGCCTTCCTCCGGGCGATGATCGCCGGCTTCTGGAACATGGGCTTTCGCAAGCAGATCCTGCTCAACGGCCACGGACAGGAGTACGTCATCCCCACCGCCATCCACCAGTTCGGCAAGCGCTACCGCGTGCCGGCGCTGATCGTGAACCTGAACTGGTACCACGCCGTCCCCGAGCACTTCAAGCTGAAGCAGGACGGCGGCCCCTACGAGACGCCCTTCATCCACGCTGACGAGGTGGAGACCTCCTGGTGCCTGGCCCTGTTTCCCGAATTGATGAAGCAGGAGTGGGCGGAAGACAACACCCCCTTCGGCTTCCTCCCCGAGGGGCACGTGGACAAGGCCGGCAACCTGCTGCGCCGTCCCATCAACTGGTACGGCCACGTCGGCGCGGGGCCCATCGAGGTGAAGGCTTACATCGAGGGCGTCGTGGGCAAGCCCAGGCTCGCCGCGGCGGAGAAGGCCCTGCCCGGGGTGGAAGCCCTGCTGGACTACCTGGAGCGGCTGGTCACCGACATCCTCAAGACCTTTCCCCCCGGCCAGCTGCCGCCCATCGATCTGGTCACAGAGCGGGACAGGGAGGAACTGGAGGCGGTGCTCAAGGGCCCGGCCCGCGGCGGGAAGAGCATCTACGCCCTGGGCTGGCCGCCATGAGTTCCCGAAGGTGCGTAAGCACCGAGGGGATGCGTTGACGAAGGGATGCGTTGATTATGAAGCTGAGTCTCGTCGTGTCGCTGGAGGAGACCGCTTTTGCCGCCGTCGCCGTTCGCGGGTCCTGGCGGGACGGCCTCCGCATGGCCGCCGAACTCGGCTACGATGGTGTTGAGCTGGCCGTGCGGGATCCGGGGGCGGTCGACGCCGGCGCCGTCGCCGGTGCGCTACGGGACCTGGGGCTGCCGCTGGTCGCAGTGGGCACGGGGCAGGCCTACCTGGCCGAAGGATTGAGTCTGTCGGACGCCGCCGACGACGTCCGCCGCCGGGCCGTCGAGCGGATGGAGGCGCACATCCGCTTTGCCGCCCGGTTCGGGGCGGCGGTGATCGTGGGGCTGTTGCGGGGCCGGGCCGGGGGCGAGCCGGCCGCCGCCCGGCGGCGGCTGGAGCAGTCGCTGGCCGCCATCCTGCCCGCCGCCGAACGGGAGAAGGTGCCGGTCCTGATCGAGCCCATCAACCGCTACGAGACGGATCTGCTGACGACGATCGGCGATGCCGTGGCCCTCAGTGAGCGGCTGGGGTCCGCATCCCTGGGCGTCGTGGCGGACACCTTCCATATGAACATCGAGGAGGCGGCGCCGGAGGCGGCGCTGCGTGCGGCGGGTCCCCGGCTGCGCCACGTGCACGCCGCCGACAGCAACCGGCTGGCTCCCGGGTGGGGGCACCTCGATTTTTCGTCGATTGTCAGCACGCTGCGCGAGATCGGGTATCGGGGGTTCCTGTCCGCCGAAATCCTCCCGCGGCCCGACCCGCGGGCCGCGGCCCAGCAGTTCCTCGCGCACCTGCGTCCGCTGCTGGGAGAGGCAGTCCATCCGAAGGGGGGATACGTGTGAGGAATGCCATCCTGATGGTCCTGGCGCTGGTCCTGGCCCTGTTCGGCGTGGCCACGGCGGCGCCGGCCGGAAAAGTCACCGTCCTGTGCAGCCCGAACCCGGCCTGGTGCGACGCCGTCAAGGCGGAGTTTCCCAAGGCTACGGGCATCCAGGTGGACTTTGTCCGCCTGAGTTCGGGCGAAGCGCTGGCCCGGCTGCGGGCCGAGCGCCAGAACCCGTCCTTCGACGTGTGGTTCGGGGGTACGGGCGATCCGCATATTGTGGCTAACGAGGAAGGCCTCACCGAGTTCATCCGTCCCGCGGCGTGGAACGACCTGCGGCCGGAGTTCCGCGAGGCCGTGGCCGGCAAGTACATCCCGCTCTACGCCGGGATCCTGGGCTGGGCGCTGAACGAGCGCCTGCTGAAGGAGAAGAACCTGCCCGTCCCCCGCACCTGGAAAGATCTGGCCGACCCCCGCTACCGCGGGCTGGTGGCGTATCCGAACCCCAACACCTCGGGGACGGGCTACACGATGCTGGCCACCCTGGTCCAGATCTACGGGGAGCGGGCGGCCTTCGACCTGTTGAAGGCGATCCACAAAAACGTCGCGGAGTACACGCGCAGCGGCGCGGCGCCGGGGCAGCTGGCCGGCCGGGGCGAGGTGGCGATCGGCGTCACCTTCATCCACGACGCCGTAGACCAGGTCCTGAAGGGATTCCCCATCACCTACAACGCGCCCAGCGACGGGACGGGCTACGAGATCGGCGGGCTCAGTCTGGTCAAGGCCACGCCCAACCGCGCCAACGCCATCACCTTCATCAACTGGGCGCTGACGCCGGCGGCCCAGAGCCTGGCCGCCAGCCACGGGCAGTCCTACCAGATCCCGTCGAACAGCAAAACGCCCATCCCCAGCATCGCCCCGCGCTTCGAGTCGTTCAGGGTCATCAAGTACGACTTCGTGAAGTACGGGAGCGCGGCGGTCCGCGACGGGCTGGTGAAGCGGTGGACGACGGAGGTCTTCCCGCTGCCCAAGTAGGGCCGGCGACGGGGAGGCCGGGGCCTGCTCCCCCGGCCTCCCTTCCGTTCGACGAGGTGAGATGGCCCGAGTCCTGACGGTTCCGGCCGTGCGCGCCGGACCCAACCTGACGCTGCTGGCCTGGAGCACGCTGACCCTCCTCGGCGGGCTCCTGCTACCCTGGACGCGGCCGGGACGCGACCTGTTCGTCTTCCTGCCGGAGGCGACGGGCGCCGCCCTGGCGCGCGACACCCCGCTGGTGGCGGCGATCCTGGCCGCGGCGCTGCTGGGGGCGGGCGTGGCGCTGCTGCCGTGGCCGAATGCGCAGCGGGGCCGCGCCGCCGTGGCCCTGGGTGCGGCGGGCGTGGCGCTGGTCGTCCTCCGCCTCTTCGGCGTCGGTCAGCCCTTCGGCTGGGGCGCGGTGGTGGCGGCGCTGGGGTTTCTCGCCGTGCTGGGGACGGGGCTGGCCCTGTCGGGAGTGCTGCGGGCGGACCCCTTCATCGCCGGCAGCATCCTGTGGGTGGCCGCTTTCGTCCTGATCTTCATCCTCTTCCCGCTGTGGGCCGTGCTGGAGGCCAGCGTGGTGGTCAGGGGCCGCTTCACGCTGAGTGTGGTGGCAGAGACGCTGCGTTCACCGGGCTTCTTCCTGTTGAACAACCCGGCGACGCCGAGGAACGAAACCGCCCTGGCCCTGGCCGCAGGAGGCCTCGCGGTGGTGCTCATGCTTTTCGTGCAGGTCGGCCGGCGTCGTCGGCCGACGGTATGGACTCCGGCCGTCGGAGCGGGAGCCTTCGTCCTCGCCGCGCTCTACCTCGGCTTCGGGGCGCTGAGGAACAGCGTGCTCCTGGCCATCGTGGTCGGGGTGATCTCCACCGCGCTGGGGTTTCTCTTCGCCCTGCTGGGGGAGCGCTCGCGCCTGCCCACCCGGAGGCTGCTGGGGCCTTTCTCCATCCTGCCCATCATCACACCGCCCTTCGTCCTGGGGCTGGCCATGATCTACATGTTCGGCCGGCGGGGGTTCGTCACGTACCAGGTGCTCGGCATCTCCACGAACATCTTCTTCGGTCCGCTGGGGGTGGCCGTGGCCCAGATCCTGGCCTACGCCCCGATCGCCTACCTGGTGCTGCAGGGAGTGGTGCAGGCCCTGGATCCGGCGCTGGAGGAGGCGGCGGAGACCCTGGGCGCCTCGCGCTGGCACATTCTGCGCACCGTGATCTGGCCCCTGGCGCGCCCCGGCATCGCCAACGCCTTCCTGCTCGTGGCCATCGAGAGCCTGGCCGACTTCGGCAACCCGATCATCATCGGCGGGGGCAAGCCCTTCCTGGCCACGGAGGTCTTCTTCGCCATCATCGGCCGCTTCAACCCCAACGAGGCCGCCGTCTACGGCGTCGTGCTGCTGCTCATGACCCTCTCCATCTTCCTCCTCCAGCGCTACTGGGTCGGTCGCCGCTCCTATGTCACCGTCACGGGCAAGCCCTCCGGGGCGAGGCCGCGGCCGTTGCCCGCCCCGCTGGATTACGGCGTCTCCCTGGTCTTCGTGGCCTGGATGGTCCTCATCGTCGCCCTGTACGGGTCGGTCTTCGTGGGCAGCCTGACCAAGCTGTGGGGGTTCGACTACACCTTCACCCTGGAGCACCTGCGCAACCTCTCCCCCACGGGGTGGAAGGTCTTCTGGACCAGCACCAAGCTGTCCGCCTACGCCGCGATTCCCTCCACCCTGCTGGGGTTTCTCATCGGCTACCTGGTCACCCGCATCGAGTTCCCGGGACGTGCCGCCCTGGAGTTCAACTCCATGCTCTCCTTTGCCGTGCCGGGCACGGTGATGGGCATCGGCTACATCCTGGCCTTCAACCAGGGGGCGCTGCTGCTTACCGGGACCTCCACGATCATCATCCTGGCCTTCGTCTTCCGCAACATGCCCGTGGCCATCCGCTCCGGGGTGGCGGCGATCCACCAGATCGACCGCTCCCTGGAGGAAGCCAGCACCATGCTGCGGGCTAACGCCCCGACCACCCTGCGGCGGATCGTCATGCCCCTGGTGCGCCCGGCGCTGCTGTCGGGGCTGGTGTTCGCCTTCGTCCGGGCGATGACGGCGGTGAGCCAGGTCATCTTCCTGATCACCCCGCAGCACAGCCTGGCTACGACCCAGATCCTCACCTACATCGAATACGGCTCGCAGGGCCGCGGCGCGTCGCTGGCCAGTTTGCTCACGGTCTTCATGATCCTGGTCATTCTCGCCCTCTACCTGGTCAATCGCCGCCTGGATGTGCGGGCGGCGCGGGAGCTGGCCCAGACATGACGGGGACGGCGCCGGCGCAGTCCGCCGTCCCGGTGCGCCTGGAGCGGGTGAGCAAACGCTTCGGCCCCGTCGTGGCGGTGGACGACGTCACCCTGGAGATCCCCCCCGGCCGGCTGGTCACGCTGCTCGGGCCGTCGGGGTGCGGAAAGACCACCACCCTGCGGATCATCGCCGGCCTCGAGGTGCCCAGCGCGGGGCGCGTCTTCATCGGCGAGGAGGACGTGACTCCGCTGCCGGCGAGCACGCGCAGCGTGACAATGGTCTTCCAGTCCTACGCCCTCTTCCCCCACCTCACGGTCTTCGAGAACGTGGCCTACGGGCTGCGGATCATGAAGCAGCCGGAGGCGGAGATCCGGGCCCAGGTGGGGGCGGTGCTGGATCTGGTGGGGCTGCCGGGGGTCGGGGAGCGCTTCCCGGCGCAGCTCTCCGGCGGCCAGCAGCAGCGGGTGGCGCTGGCCCGCGCCCTGGTGATGAAGCCCAAGGTCCTGCTCTTCGACGAGCCGCTGTCCAACCTGGACGCGAAGCTGCGCAAGCGCGTGCGCGGGGAGATCCGCGACCTGCAACGGCGGCTGGGCATCACCAGCATCTACGTCACCCACGACCAGGCCGAAGCACTGGCCCTTTCCGACATCATCGTCGTCATGAACCAGGGCCGGGTGGAGCAGGTAGGCTCGCCCTTCGATCTCTACCGACGGCCGGCCACCCGTTTCGTGGCCGATTTCATCGGGGAAGCCAACCTCCTGCCCGGCCGCTACAGCGACGGCAGCGTGGCGGTGGGCCCCTACGTCTTTCCCTTCACCCAACCCGGGGTGGCTCCCGGTCCGGTCACGGTGGTGGCGCGGCCCGAGGCCGTTCAGGTGGAGACCGAGGGCCAGGGGCTGCCCGGCACCATCCGCTCCGCCTTCTTCATGGGCACGACCATCGACTACCTGATCGACACGCCGGCCGGCGAGGTCAGCGCCAGCGAGCCGCCCCGGGCCCGGGGCGTGCTGCCGGTCGGGACCGAGGTCCGGTTGCAGTTCACCGACGCCGGGATCTACCTGCTGGCAGAGGACGGGAGGTGAGGGCATGGCCCTGCGGTACGCCATCGGCGACTACACATTCCACCCCGAGGAGTTCTTCCCGCGGGAGCTGTTCGACCGTATCACCGACACCCGGGTGACCCGGCCCGAGGTGGTGGCGGAGGAGGCGCAGGCGCGCCGGCGCCGCCCCCGGCTGACCCGCGACGGCCGCCTGACGATCCTCGCCGCCGACCACCCGGCCCGCATGGTTACCGCGGTGGGCGACGATCCGCTGGCCATGGGCAATCGCTGGACGCTGCTGGCCCGCATCCTGCGCGTCATCACCGCCGAGGAGTTCGACGGCGTGATGACGACGCCCGACATCATGGAAGACCTCTTCATCGTGCACCGCCTGGACAAAGAGTTGGGCGGCCCGGGGTTCCTGGATCAGAAGGTGCTGCTGGGCTGCATGAACCGCGGGGGACTGTCCGGGGCGGCCTTCGAGCTGGACGACCGCATGACGGCCTTCACCCCGGAGATGATCGCCGCCCGGCGCCTGGACGGCGCCAAAGTCATGTTCCGGCTGGAACCCCGCGAGCCGGCCTCGCTGGACACGATGATGTACTGCGTCGAGGCGATCAACGCCTGTCAGGCCCGAGGGATCCCGGTGTTCCTGGAAGCGCTGATGGTGGAACACGTGGACGGCAAATACAAAACCCTGAAGAACGCGGAAGCGCTCATCAAAGTCGTCAGTGTGGCCTCCGGGCTGGGGAGCGCCTCCGCGTTGACCTGGTTGAAGATCCCCTACTGCGAGGGCTTCGAGCGCGTGGCGGAGGCCACCACCTGCCCGATTTTGATGCTGGGCGGCGAATCGCGCGGCGATCCCACGGGCATCCTGCTGGAGTTCGCGGCCGGAATGCGCGCCGGCGGCACCGTGCGGGGAGCGCTGGTCGGCCGCAACGTCACGTTCCCGGGGCGGGACGACCCGCTGGCCGTAGCCCTGGCCGTGGACGCCATTGTGCACCGGGGCTTCAGTGCCGAGGAGGCGGCGGCCTATCTGGCCGAGGTGCGGGGGCGGGGGATGGACCGTTTCACCCGCTGGCTGTCGCGATGAACGTCATCGTCCTCGTCCTGGACAGCCTGCGCCAGGACCACGTGGGCGTCTACCACGGGGAGCGGTCGGTGTTTCCCGACCTTCCCCCTGCGGAGACGCCGCACCTGGACGCCTTCAGCCGGGAGTGCGTGGTCTTCACCAACGCCTATCCCGAGTCGCTGCCCACCATCCCGGCGCGTTATGTGCTCATGACCGGCCAGCGCGCCCTGCCCTTCCGCCCCTGGGCGCCCCTGAGCCCCTACGACCTCACCATCGCCCAGCTCCTCCGGTCGGAGGGGTACGTCTGCGGCCTGATCTCCGACTGCTATCACTACCGCGCCCCGGGGATGAACTACCACCAGGGCTTCCACGCCTACCACTGGATCCGCGGACAGGAGTACGATCCCTGGGAGTCGGCCCTGCCGCGGCGGGATCCGGCGGGCTATGTCAACGCCCACTACCCCGAAGAGTGGCGCCAGCGCGTGGCGCAGTTCCTGGCCAACACCGACGGCTTCGCCGCCGAGGAGGACTGGTTCCCGGCCCGGGTCGTGGACCAGGCGGTGGCCTGGCTCCGGCGCCATCGGGACCGGGAGAAGATCTTCCTCTGGGTGGACTCCTTCGACCCCCACGAACCGTGGGATCCGCCGCCGCGGTTCGACAGGTACGCGGTCGGCGCGCGCCGAGGTCCGCGGCTCATCCTTCCGATGGGGGGACCGATGGAGCGTTGGGCCTCGCCCGACGACGTCACCCATATTCGCGGGCTCTATGCCGGCGAGGTCTCCTTTGTCGATCACTGCCTCGGGCGGTTCTTCGCCTCGCTCCGAGAACTCAACTACCTCGACGACTCCCTCGTCGTCGTCCTCGCTGATCACGGTCATCCCCTGGGCGACCACGGGAAGTTCCTCAAGGGGCCCGACCGGCTCTACAGCGAACTCCTCCGCGTCCCGTTCCTGGTGCGGCTTCCCCGGGGCCGCGGCGGCGGCCGGCGCAGCGAGGCCCTCGTCCAGTTCCAGGATCTGCTCCCCACCGTGCTGGACCTCATCGACGCGCCCGGGGACCGGGAGTTCATGCACGGGCGGTCCTTCGCCGCCGTGCTCCGCGGGGAGACGGACGAGCATCGGGAGGCGATCATCACCGGCTACCACGAGGGGATCGACCGCTGCATCCGGACCCGGCGGTACAGCTACATCATGCGGCCGGCGGGGGAGGCCGACGAGTTGTACGACCTGACGGAAGATCCTCAGGAGCGGCGCAACCTGGCGGCGGAGCACGGCGAGGAAGCGGAGCGGCTGCGGCGGCTCCTCGGTCCGGCCTACCGCCCCCGGCGGCGGCGGGGCCGCGGCGTGCAGGGGAAGTACGAGCTGGCTTCATCGGGCATCGACGAGGCCGTGATCGGCAAACACTAGCGGGGAGGAGAGGGAGGACACCTTGGCGGCGCTGAGAGGCAAGCTGGTCGTCGGCCAGTCCGGCGGTCCCACCGCGGTGATCAACGCCTCGCTGGCCGGCGTGATCCAGGAAGCGGTCCAGCACGAGGAGATCACCGGGATCTACGGGATGCGGCACGGCGTGGAGGGCCTGCTGCGCGAGGAGCTGATCGACCTGGAGGCGGAGTCCGCGGAGACCGTCGAGCTCCTCAAGCACACCCCGTCCGCCGCGCTGGGATCGTGCCGCCACAAACTGGAGGAGGCCGACTACGGGCGCCTTCTGGAGATCCTGCGCGCCTACGACATCCGGTACTTCCTCTATATCGGCGGCAACGACTCGGCGGACACCTCGCACCGGCTGGCCCGCCTGGCGCAGCAGGAAGACTACGAACTGCGCGTGATCGGCATCCCCAAGACCGTGGACAACGATCTGGTGGGCACCGACCACTGTCCCGGCCATCCCAGCGTGGCCCGCTGGCTGGCCGTCTCCGTGCGGGATGCGGGGCTCGACACCGAAGCGATCGGGGTCGTGGACACGGTGAAGGTCATCGAGACCATGGGCCGCGACACCGGATGGATCACCGCGGCCACGGCGCTGGCCCGGACCCACGAGGACGCCGCGCCGCATCTGATCTATCTCCCCGAGCGGCCCCTCCGCCGCGAGCAGCTCCTGGCCGATGTGGAGGCGGTGTACCGCCGCCTGGGGCATGTGGTGATCACCGTCTGCGAAGGCCAGAAGGACGAGCGGGGCCGCTACCTGGCCGCCTCCACGAGGGCCGTGGACGTGGACCGTTTCGGCCATCCACAGCTGGGAGGCGCCGCCGCCGTCCTCTGTGACCTCATCGCCACCGAGCTCAAGCTCAAAGCCCGGTTCGACAAACCCGGCACGATCCAGCGGGTCAGCGCCGTGCTGGCCTCGCCGGTGGATGTCGAGGAGGCCTGGCGGGTGGGACAGGCGGCGGTGGAGCAGGCCGTGGCGGGCCAGACGGACCAGATGGTGGTTCTGCGACGGGAGCGCGACGAGCCCTACCGCAGCGGGATCGGTCTCGTGCCGCTGGAGACGGTGGCCAACCGGGTCCGGCCGGTTCCCGATGAGTTCATCGCGCCGGCGGGGAACGACGTCACGGAGGCGTATCTGAGGTACATCCGGCCGCTGATCGGCGGGCCGCTGCCGGCGTACGCCCGGCTGCGGGGAAAGGGGGTGCAGCGACCCTGATGCCCCGCTTTGCCGCAAACCTCACGATGCTCTTCACGGAATATCCGTTCCTGGAACGGTTCGCGCGGGCGGCCCACGCCGGCTTCCGGGCCGTGGAATACATGTTTCCCTATCAGGAGGATCGGGACGGGATCGCCCGGGCCCTGCGGGAGTACGGGCTGACCCAGGTCCTGTTCAACCTGCCGGCGGGGGACTGGGCGGCGGGGGACCGGGGCATTGCCGCCGACCCCGCCCGGCGCGAGGAGTTCCGACGGGGGGTGGCCGAGGCGGTGGAGCTGGCCCGGCGCTTCGGCTGCACCCGCCTCAATTGCCTGGTCGGGAAGCGGCGCGACGATGTGTCGGCCGCAGAACAGTGGGCGTGCCTGGTGGACAACGTGCGCTTCGCCGCCGCGGAACTCGAGCGGGCGGGGATCACGCTTCTCGTGGAGCCCGTGAACACCTACGACATCCCCGGCTTCTTCCTCCATACCTCGGCACAGGCGGTCCGGCTCCTGGACGACGTCGGCGCGCGGAACGCGCGCCTGCAGTACGACGTCTACCACATGCAGCGCATGGAGGGGAACCTGGTGGATACCATGCGGCGGCTGCGGGACCGCATCGGGCACGTCCAGATCGCCGATGCGCCGGCTCGGCACGAGCCGGGAACGGGGGAGATCCACTTCCCCTATGTGCTGCGCGAGCTGGACGCCCTCGGCTACCAGGGCTACGTCGGGCTGGAGTACCGGCCGTCCGGACGGACGGAG from Armatimonadota bacterium includes these protein-coding regions:
- a CDS encoding iron ABC transporter permease, which produces MARVLTVPAVRAGPNLTLLAWSTLTLLGGLLLPWTRPGRDLFVFLPEATGAALARDTPLVAAILAAALLGAGVALLPWPNAQRGRAAVALGAAGVALVVLRLFGVGQPFGWGAVVAALGFLAVLGTGLALSGVLRADPFIAGSILWVAAFVLIFILFPLWAVLEASVVVRGRFTLSVVAETLRSPGFFLLNNPATPRNETALALAAGGLAVVLMLFVQVGRRRRPTVWTPAVGAGAFVLAALYLGFGALRNSVLLAIVVGVISTALGFLFALLGERSRLPTRRLLGPFSILPIITPPFVLGLAMIYMFGRRGFVTYQVLGISTNIFFGPLGVAVAQILAYAPIAYLVLQGVVQALDPALEEAAETLGASRWHILRTVIWPLARPGIANAFLLVAIESLADFGNPIIIGGGKPFLATEVFFAIIGRFNPNEAAVYGVVLLLMTLSIFLLQRYWVGRRSYVTVTGKPSGARPRPLPAPLDYGVSLVFVAWMVLIVALYGSVFVGSLTKLWGFDYTFTLEHLRNLSPTGWKVFWTSTKLSAYAAIPSTLLGFLIGYLVTRIEFPGRAALEFNSMLSFAVPGTVMGIGYILAFNQGALLLTGTSTIIILAFVFRNMPVAIRSGVAAIHQIDRSLEEASTMLRANAPTTLRRIVMPLVRPALLSGLVFAFVRAMTAVSQVIFLITPQHSLATTQILTYIEYGSQGRGASLASLLTVFMILVILALYLVNRRLDVRAARELAQT
- the hyi gene encoding hydroxypyruvate isomerase, giving the protein MPRFAANLTMLFTEYPFLERFARAAHAGFRAVEYMFPYQEDRDGIARALREYGLTQVLFNLPAGDWAAGDRGIAADPARREEFRRGVAEAVELARRFGCTRLNCLVGKRRDDVSAAEQWACLVDNVRFAAAELERAGITLLVEPVNTYDIPGFFLHTSAQAVRLLDDVGARNARLQYDVYHMQRMEGNLVDTMRRLRDRIGHVQIADAPARHEPGTGEIHFPYVLRELDALGYQGYVGLEYRPSGRTEDSFGWIEAMGFRRAIG
- a CDS encoding ABC transporter ATP-binding protein, with the translated sequence MTGTAPAQSAVPVRLERVSKRFGPVVAVDDVTLEIPPGRLVTLLGPSGCGKTTTLRIIAGLEVPSAGRVFIGEEDVTPLPASTRSVTMVFQSYALFPHLTVFENVAYGLRIMKQPEAEIRAQVGAVLDLVGLPGVGERFPAQLSGGQQQRVALARALVMKPKVLLFDEPLSNLDAKLRKRVRGEIRDLQRRLGITSIYVTHDQAEALALSDIIVVMNQGRVEQVGSPFDLYRRPATRFVADFIGEANLLPGRYSDGSVAVGPYVFPFTQPGVAPGPVTVVARPEAVQVETEGQGLPGTIRSAFFMGTTIDYLIDTPAGEVSASEPPRARGVLPVGTEVRLQFTDAGIYLLAEDGR
- a CDS encoding 6-phosphofructokinase; protein product: MAALRGKLVVGQSGGPTAVINASLAGVIQEAVQHEEITGIYGMRHGVEGLLREELIDLEAESAETVELLKHTPSAALGSCRHKLEEADYGRLLEILRAYDIRYFLYIGGNDSADTSHRLARLAQQEDYELRVIGIPKTVDNDLVGTDHCPGHPSVARWLAVSVRDAGLDTEAIGVVDTVKVIETMGRDTGWITAATALARTHEDAAPHLIYLPERPLRREQLLADVEAVYRRLGHVVITVCEGQKDERGRYLAASTRAVDVDRFGHPQLGGAAAVLCDLIATELKLKARFDKPGTIQRVSAVLASPVDVEEAWRVGQAAVEQAVAGQTDQMVVLRRERDEPYRSGIGLVPLETVANRVRPVPDEFIAPAGNDVTEAYLRYIRPLIGGPLPAYARLRGKGVQRP
- the iolN gene encoding 3-dehydro-scyllo-inosose hydrolase, coding for MGRWDLPPKGGHMDKRTGIYLQTMTMRDIEERLAKNDVLIVPLGATEAHGPNAPIGEDIFLVTRMAEAVAERTGCTVSEPLWWGSHPYHHLGMPGTVVIPEDVFTAFLRAMIAGFWNMGFRKQILLNGHGQEYVIPTAIHQFGKRYRVPALIVNLNWYHAVPEHFKLKQDGGPYETPFIHADEVETSWCLALFPELMKQEWAEDNTPFGFLPEGHVDKAGNLLRRPINWYGHVGAGPIEVKAYIEGVVGKPRLAAAEKALPGVEALLDYLERLVTDILKTFPPGQLPPIDLVTERDREELEAVLKGPARGGKSIYALGWPP
- a CDS encoding ABC transporter substrate-binding protein, with translation MRNAILMVLALVLALFGVATAAPAGKVTVLCSPNPAWCDAVKAEFPKATGIQVDFVRLSSGEALARLRAERQNPSFDVWFGGTGDPHIVANEEGLTEFIRPAAWNDLRPEFREAVAGKYIPLYAGILGWALNERLLKEKNLPVPRTWKDLADPRYRGLVAYPNPNTSGTGYTMLATLVQIYGERAAFDLLKAIHKNVAEYTRSGAAPGQLAGRGEVAIGVTFIHDAVDQVLKGFPITYNAPSDGTGYEIGGLSLVKATPNRANAITFINWALTPAAQSLAASHGQSYQIPSNSKTPIPSIAPRFESFRVIKYDFVKYGSAAVRDGLVKRWTTEVFPLPK
- the iolO gene encoding 5-keto-L-gluconate epimerase, which translates into the protein MKLSLVVSLEETAFAAVAVRGSWRDGLRMAAELGYDGVELAVRDPGAVDAGAVAGALRDLGLPLVAVGTGQAYLAEGLSLSDAADDVRRRAVERMEAHIRFAARFGAAVIVGLLRGRAGGEPAAARRRLEQSLAAILPAAEREKVPVLIEPINRYETDLLTTIGDAVALSERLGSASLGVVADTFHMNIEEAAPEAALRAAGPRLRHVHAADSNRLAPGWGHLDFSSIVSTLREIGYRGFLSAEILPRPDPRAAAQQFLAHLRPLLGEAVHPKGGYV
- a CDS encoding sulfatase — protein: MNVIVLVLDSLRQDHVGVYHGERSVFPDLPPAETPHLDAFSRECVVFTNAYPESLPTIPARYVLMTGQRALPFRPWAPLSPYDLTIAQLLRSEGYVCGLISDCYHYRAPGMNYHQGFHAYHWIRGQEYDPWESALPRRDPAGYVNAHYPEEWRQRVAQFLANTDGFAAEEDWFPARVVDQAVAWLRRHRDREKIFLWVDSFDPHEPWDPPPRFDRYAVGARRGPRLILPMGGPMERWASPDDVTHIRGLYAGEVSFVDHCLGRFFASLRELNYLDDSLVVVLADHGHPLGDHGKFLKGPDRLYSELLRVPFLVRLPRGRGGGRRSEALVQFQDLLPTVLDLIDAPGDREFMHGRSFAAVLRGETDEHREAIITGYHEGIDRCIRTRRYSYIMRPAGEADELYDLTEDPQERRNLAAEHGEEAERLRRLLGPAYRPRRRRGRGVQGKYELASSGIDEAVIGKH